One genomic window of Verrucomicrobiia bacterium includes the following:
- a CDS encoding ATP-binding cassette domain-containing protein gives MSLVEIKGLKTHFPIRAGVLQRPIGWVRAVDGVSFAINEGETVGLVGESGCGKTTLGRTILRLIEPTAGEIWFDGSDITKLNGADTKPFRRKAQMIFQDPYGSLNPRMTVGTIIAEPLRIHKLCTNKKAERERVAELLRAVGLSPEHARRYPHEFSGGQRQRIGIARALAVEPKFIVCDEPVSALDVSVQAQIINLLQELQEKLKLTYLFIAHDLAVVEHISDRVLVMYYGKLVEEASADEIYTHPVHPYTQALLSAVPTVDPSRRHQRIIWPPEGTTPEQARALLQEKKLDRREVRPNHWVLQEVS, from the coding sequence ATGAGCCTTGTCGAAATCAAAGGTCTCAAAACACATTTCCCCATCCGCGCAGGGGTCTTGCAGCGACCCATTGGCTGGGTGCGCGCTGTCGACGGCGTCAGCTTCGCGATCAACGAGGGTGAGACGGTGGGGCTAGTCGGGGAAAGTGGTTGCGGTAAAACCACGCTTGGAAGAACGATTCTACGATTGATCGAACCCACAGCGGGCGAGATTTGGTTCGATGGAAGTGACATTACCAAACTCAACGGCGCCGACACGAAGCCTTTCCGTCGCAAAGCGCAGATGATTTTCCAGGACCCATACGGTTCACTCAATCCGCGTATGACCGTCGGAACCATTATTGCCGAGCCGCTGCGCATTCACAAACTGTGTACCAATAAAAAGGCCGAGCGCGAACGCGTGGCAGAGTTGTTGCGCGCAGTGGGACTTTCTCCGGAGCATGCCAGGCGCTACCCGCACGAATTCAGCGGCGGCCAGCGGCAACGCATCGGCATCGCGCGTGCACTCGCCGTGGAACCAAAATTCATCGTATGTGATGAACCGGTCAGCGCGCTGGACGTCAGTGTGCAGGCACAGATTATCAACCTGCTCCAGGAACTTCAGGAAAAGCTCAAGCTCACCTACCTGTTCATCGCCCACGATCTGGCAGTGGTCGAACACATTAGTGATCGCGTTCTCGTCATGTACTACGGCAAACTCGTGGAGGAAGCCAGCGCTGACGAGATTTATACTCACCCCGTCCATCCCTACACGCAGGCCCTGCTATCGGCTGTCCCGACAGTCGACCCATCAAGAAGACACCAGCGGATCATCTGGCCACCCGAAGGCACGACACCAGAACAAGCCCGCGCTTTGCTTCAGGAGAAAAAACTCGATCGACGCGAAGTGCGACCGAATCACTGGGTGTTGCAGGAAGTTTCTTAA
- a CDS encoding glycerate kinase, with protein MKIIVALDKFKGSLTAPRACDIVRDALLSVRPEWHVVTKPMADGGDGTDEVLLATLGGEWISLPVMGPLPRMSCTARYAWLPKEAMAVIAMANASGLILLKSEQHNPLVTTTYGTGELIRAATERGAKHIWLAVGGSATVDGGVGAAMAFGWRFLDAQGTSVGFGGGELERIARIERPSKLLVPVVEVLCDVDNPLCGEHGAARVFGPQKGATPAMVERLDAGLQHLGRVAQEQLGKDIVTIPGAGAAGGLAGGALAFMDARLTQGVETVIHANGMDVELADADWVITGEGRFDGQSLRGKVVSGVAKLAAKHGAKVGVLAGSVHVLEEIYQREGIEVALSTMKRGMELDEALERAEELLASAARELAARIVD; from the coding sequence GTGAAGATCATCGTGGCGCTCGACAAGTTCAAAGGCAGCCTTACCGCGCCCCGCGCCTGTGACATTGTGCGCGATGCGTTGCTCTCCGTGCGGCCCGAATGGCACGTCGTAACGAAACCGATGGCCGATGGCGGAGACGGGACGGACGAAGTTCTCCTGGCAACACTCGGGGGTGAATGGATCTCCCTGCCAGTCATGGGACCACTTCCCAGGATGTCTTGTACTGCCCGGTATGCCTGGTTGCCAAAGGAAGCGATGGCCGTCATTGCGATGGCAAACGCAAGTGGCTTGATCCTCCTAAAGTCCGAGCAACACAACCCTTTGGTCACAACCACCTACGGAACCGGCGAGTTGATTCGTGCCGCGACTGAACGCGGCGCGAAACATATCTGGCTGGCAGTTGGCGGCAGCGCCACCGTGGATGGCGGAGTGGGTGCAGCGATGGCATTTGGCTGGCGATTCCTGGATGCGCAGGGGACATCTGTCGGCTTCGGTGGCGGTGAGTTGGAACGGATTGCGCGGATCGAACGTCCGAGTAAATTGCTGGTTCCGGTAGTGGAAGTTCTCTGCGACGTGGACAATCCACTCTGCGGCGAGCACGGCGCCGCTCGCGTGTTTGGTCCACAAAAAGGCGCGACACCGGCAATGGTCGAGCGACTCGACGCCGGGTTGCAACACTTGGGGAGAGTGGCGCAGGAACAACTGGGCAAAGACATCGTAACCATCCCCGGCGCGGGTGCGGCCGGTGGGCTGGCCGGGGGCGCATTGGCATTTATGGACGCGCGTCTCACGCAGGGCGTCGAGACAGTCATTCACGCGAATGGAATGGACGTGGAACTTGCCGACGCTGATTGGGTTATTACAGGTGAAGGTCGATTCGATGGCCAATCATTACGCGGCAAAGTCGTGTCCGGTGTCGCCAAACTAGCGGCGAAACATGGAGCGAAGGTTGGAGTGCTGGCTGGCAGCGTGCATGTTCTCGAGGAGATTTACCAGCGCGAGGGAATCGAGGTGGCTCTGTCGACGATGAAACGGGGAATGGAACTGGATGAGGCGCTGGAGAGAGCCGAAGAACTTCTCGCTTCGGCGGCACGAGAATTGGCCGCGCGAATCGTGGATTAA
- a CDS encoding N-acetylmuramoyl-L-alanine amidase — MHRPHALIVSVFACAALGSSTDSQVVPQHRLSGGQYVAIRQLASVYELGHDRSQNVSRADYRTGSAELAVEADHRDIHLNGIIHWLSAPVLAQRGALWIRADDVSKTIAPVLRPPSLATKTSIRTIILDPGHGGADTGARGLSGHVEKEWTLDVARHVASRLADAGVRVLLTRETDSTTPLEGRPAFCLAHGGDVFVSIHFNSGGPTANGIETYCLTPAGSASTDDANARRRNDAQTGNRWDERNVWLAHCVHAAALSATGAADRGVRRARFEVLRDANCPAILIEGGFLTNQIDEQQVMNPEYRSRLAEAIAKGILAYKRGLETSSHRAD; from the coding sequence ATGCACCGGCCACACGCACTGATTGTCTCGGTCTTCGCCTGCGCCGCTCTCGGATCCTCCACGGACTCACAAGTTGTTCCCCAACATCGCCTGTCTGGTGGCCAATATGTCGCCATCCGTCAATTGGCATCGGTCTATGAATTGGGGCACGACCGCAGCCAGAATGTGAGCCGCGCCGACTACCGAACCGGCAGCGCCGAACTCGCGGTCGAAGCGGACCATCGCGATATTCATCTGAATGGGATCATCCATTGGCTAAGCGCACCGGTTCTCGCGCAACGAGGGGCTCTTTGGATTCGCGCCGACGATGTAAGTAAGACCATCGCTCCCGTTCTCCGTCCGCCGTCCTTAGCCACGAAAACGTCGATACGCACGATCATCCTGGATCCTGGTCACGGCGGCGCGGACACCGGTGCACGTGGTTTGAGCGGGCATGTGGAAAAGGAATGGACGCTGGATGTTGCCCGTCACGTCGCCAGCCGCCTGGCCGATGCCGGCGTGCGGGTGCTGTTGACGCGGGAGACGGACAGCACTACGCCGTTGGAGGGGCGTCCAGCCTTTTGCCTGGCACACGGTGGTGATGTTTTTGTGAGTATCCACTTCAATTCTGGTGGCCCGACAGCGAACGGGATCGAAACGTATTGCCTCACGCCCGCCGGTAGCGCCTCCACGGACGATGCCAACGCGCGTCGCCGCAACGACGCGCAAACCGGCAATCGTTGGGATGAACGGAATGTTTGGCTCGCGCATTGTGTGCACGCCGCAGCGCTCAGCGCCACCGGCGCGGCCGACCGTGGGGTGCGGCGGGCGCGGTTTGAGGTGTTGCGAGATGCCAATTGTCCCGCGATCCTGATTGAGGGCGGTTTTTTGACGAACCAGATCGATGAACAACAGGTGATGAATCCCGAGTACCGTAGTCGCCTTGCAGAAGCCATCGCCAAGGGAATCCTGGCTTACAAGCGTGGTCTGGAAACGTCTTCTCACCGCGCTGATTAA
- a CDS encoding MerC domain-containing protein — translation MNAETPTVYKPHMGSERISLKPVASPDSPRPHTHAKLDRLGIWLSATCAVHCMVMPIVLIFFPVLSWIHWSRIMDALVLGVAAVFGLGGCLLSLRHHRDAMPLCLVLAGLVMNATGRFAAFQLGPFVAQTLVIAGPLLMAYALWKDRRLCQCTGHTH, via the coding sequence ATGAACGCGGAAACTCCAACCGTCTACAAACCGCACATGGGAAGTGAGCGCATTTCCCTGAAGCCGGTTGCTTCCCCTGATTCGCCACGGCCCCACACTCATGCGAAACTGGATCGCCTGGGAATCTGGTTGTCAGCGACCTGTGCCGTACATTGCATGGTCATGCCTATCGTGCTGATTTTCTTTCCCGTATTGTCGTGGATCCATTGGAGTCGAATCATGGATGCGCTCGTGCTGGGTGTGGCGGCGGTATTTGGCCTGGGCGGTTGCCTGCTGAGCTTGCGGCATCATCGGGATGCCATGCCTCTCTGTCTGGTGTTGGCCGGTTTGGTCATGAATGCCACCGGCCGGTTTGCTGCGTTTCAACTTGGCCCATTTGTCGCGCAGACACTGGTCATTGCCGGGCCGTTGCTCATGGCCTATGCCCTGTGGAAAGACCGACGGCTCTGCCAATGCACCGGCCACACGCACTGA
- a CDS encoding DUF3299 domain-containing protein: protein MGIGIKKQQMKSFGMGAAVIGLLLLPGLASMVQQQLLQRKQAKLEVANGAPAAADTDPRYKKLEFDTLKSWTYVEGKTPIPAFIKALDKKDVEMVGFMMPLTEVKNITQFLLVPSLWGCCYGQPPAVNHIVVVKMPPGQTTKFYDDVIRIRGQFNVGETKQDGYLVSLYVLTAEKIDAR from the coding sequence ATGGGCATTGGAATTAAGAAACAACAGATGAAGTCCTTCGGCATGGGGGCAGCGGTGATCGGTTTGCTGCTGTTGCCGGGGCTGGCCAGCATGGTTCAACAACAGCTTCTGCAGAGGAAGCAAGCGAAGCTGGAGGTGGCGAACGGTGCGCCGGCTGCCGCGGACACTGACCCACGGTATAAAAAGCTGGAGTTTGACACGTTGAAAAGCTGGACGTACGTGGAAGGCAAGACGCCGATTCCGGCTTTTATTAAGGCACTGGACAAGAAGGACGTGGAGATGGTCGGCTTCATGATGCCATTGACCGAGGTCAAGAACATCACGCAATTCCTCCTTGTGCCCTCGCTGTGGGGCTGCTGCTACGGTCAGCCGCCCGCCGTGAATCACATCGTCGTAGTGAAGATGCCCCCGGGTCAGACCACGAAATTCTACGACGACGTCATCCGGATTCGCGGACAATTCAATGTGGGGGAGACCAAACAGGACGGTTATCTGGTCAGTCTCTACGTACTTACCGCGGAAAAAATCGACGCCCGATGA
- a CDS encoding FtsX-like permease family protein has protein sequence MNLMKIVMKNMRQRALATWLTGTSVALGVALAVAIVLIKQGVQQRFEQGTLGYEMVVGAKGSPLQLVLNTVYNLDISPGNISWKLFEQLRADPRVKLAVPFSVGDNFHGFRIVGTTDAFFKEFEFEPGHRPELAAGRIFNFSEAALKGAFQEAEQRAKEREAKERGEEVKPAPAPEDASVNRPFEAVVGATVASETGLQIGQTFIAAHGVQPSAEAKEHTENPWTVVGILAPTRTAADRAIYINLDSFYHIEGHEIRQPTAPAKAEEKDNDPDPGQVSSIVLKLRSPIHALTLYREINDREDAMAAFPAAEIRKLFDIVGNIDRLLLAQAILVLIVAGVAIAVSIYNSMSERRREIAILRALGARRATIFSIVLLEAMTICVVGAAAGLLGGHLVVAAANGALYRASGFVIPAFHMQALEWYILTVAVILGAVSGLGPAWGAYRTDVAKNLAPTS, from the coding sequence ATGAATTTGATGAAAATCGTGATGAAGAACATGCGCCAGCGCGCCTTGGCCACCTGGCTGACCGGCACGTCAGTGGCGCTGGGCGTGGCCCTGGCGGTGGCGATTGTGCTAATCAAGCAGGGCGTACAGCAACGGTTTGAGCAGGGCACACTTGGCTATGAAATGGTCGTGGGCGCCAAGGGTAGCCCGCTGCAGTTGGTGCTCAACACGGTGTACAACCTTGATATTTCGCCCGGGAACATTTCCTGGAAGTTGTTTGAACAGTTGCGCGCCGACCCGCGCGTGAAGCTTGCGGTGCCGTTCTCGGTGGGCGACAACTTTCACGGTTTTCGCATCGTCGGCACCACCGACGCGTTTTTCAAAGAGTTTGAATTTGAACCGGGGCACAGGCCCGAGTTGGCGGCGGGGCGCATCTTCAACTTTTCCGAAGCGGCGTTAAAAGGTGCGTTTCAGGAAGCCGAGCAACGGGCAAAGGAGCGCGAGGCCAAGGAGCGTGGCGAAGAAGTCAAACCGGCACCCGCCCCGGAAGATGCATCGGTCAACCGCCCATTCGAGGCGGTGGTTGGCGCGACGGTCGCCAGTGAAACGGGTTTGCAAATCGGCCAGACGTTCATCGCCGCGCACGGTGTGCAGCCGTCGGCGGAAGCCAAGGAGCACACCGAGAATCCGTGGACGGTTGTCGGTATTCTCGCGCCTACGCGTACCGCCGCCGACCGGGCGATCTATATCAACCTTGATAGTTTTTATCACATCGAAGGACACGAGATCCGGCAGCCAACCGCCCCGGCGAAGGCGGAGGAAAAAGATAACGATCCGGATCCGGGCCAGGTTTCGTCGATTGTGCTGAAGTTACGCAGCCCGATCCATGCGTTGACGTTGTACCGCGAGATCAACGACCGCGAGGACGCGATGGCGGCATTCCCGGCGGCCGAGATTCGCAAGTTGTTTGATATCGTTGGCAATATTGATCGTTTGCTCCTTGCTCAAGCAATCCTGGTTTTAATCGTCGCGGGCGTGGCCATTGCCGTATCGATCTACAATTCGATGAGCGAACGGCGTCGCGAGATCGCCATTCTGCGCGCGCTGGGTGCGCGCCGGGCCACGATTTTCTCCATTGTACTGCTGGAGGCCATGACCATTTGCGTGGTCGGCGCGGCGGCCGGCCTGCTTGGCGGGCATTTGGTCGTGGCGGCGGCAAACGGGGCGCTTTACCGGGCGTCAGGATTTGTTATTCCGGCATTTCACATGCAGGCGTTGGAATGGTATATTCTCACAGTAGCCGTTATATTAGGAGCCGTCAGCGGGCTCGGGCCGGCATGGGGCGCCTATCGCACCGATGTTGCCAAGAACCTTGCACCGACTAGTTAG
- a CDS encoding ABC transporter ATP-binding protein, with protein MEQSTSAVLALRNVRKRFREADGNLLEVISLRQFELGAGEQAVLVGESGSGKSTLLNLIAGILLPDEGEIAVNGTDPTKLSEAARDRFRAANIGYVFQSFNLLQGFTALENVLLGQMFGSGDGGADRAIQLLKSVGLEHRLHHKPRAMSVGEQQRVAIARALVNAPSLVLADEPTGSLDAKNGMLVLELLRRICTEGNHTLLLVTHDPQVMKSFENVVRLEDLR; from the coding sequence ATGGAACAATCAACAAGTGCAGTGCTGGCGTTGCGCAATGTGCGCAAACGCTTCCGCGAAGCGGACGGCAATTTACTGGAAGTAATCAGCCTGCGACAATTTGAACTGGGCGCGGGCGAACAGGCGGTGTTGGTGGGTGAGAGCGGCTCGGGCAAGAGCACACTGCTCAACCTGATTGCGGGCATTCTGTTGCCGGACGAGGGCGAGATCGCCGTCAACGGCACTGACCCGACCAAACTCAGTGAGGCCGCGCGCGACCGGTTTCGCGCGGCCAACATCGGGTATGTGTTCCAATCATTTAACCTGCTGCAAGGGTTCACCGCCCTGGAAAACGTGCTGCTGGGTCAGATGTTTGGCAGTGGCGATGGCGGCGCGGACCGCGCGATTCAACTGTTAAAGAGCGTTGGCCTCGAACATCGCCTGCATCATAAACCGCGTGCGATGTCCGTTGGCGAGCAGCAGCGTGTGGCCATTGCCCGCGCCCTGGTCAACGCGCCGTCGCTGGTGCTGGCCGATGAACCCACCGGCAGTCTCGATGCGAAGAACGGTATGTTGGTGTTGGAGTTACTTCGCCGGATCTGTACCGAAGGCAACCACACGCTTCTATTGGTCACGCACGACCCGCAAGTGATGAAGAGTTTCGAAAATGTCGTCCGTTTGGAGGACTTGCGATGA
- a CDS encoding TonB-dependent receptor — protein sequence MKSNFKLCFIFVMAVLSVRIRTLMAQTNDPTVPSTPVNSATSTNVTTLPVVTVHGKLDQARSQISPDLGATAYTVSKEQIESQSQGDNAPFNQVILRAPGVAQDSEASGDLHVRGEHANVQYRINDVLLPEGITGFGLELDPRFVDGLRLITGALPAQYGFRTAGVVDIQTKSGAFANGGEVEMYGGSYDTLRPSFEYGGSEGKVNYFIDGSYDHNGIGIENPTSSATPIHDTTDQGKSFVYLSYVLDDTSRISLIGSASYSDFEIPDTAGLSVGTAPGGDPWNSTGGPLAFDSAKLNENQNEQNYYGVVTYQKSAGDLNFQVSAFARDSSVHFTPDMNGNPNTSGDLFFNGVASDVNRKLYSGGLQADASYLINDQHTIRFGFTLLDETVSADSTTTVFPMDSTDPATFNPNGPAFPIVDNHTLHGKFYGVYLQDEWKIVPKLTLNYGTRFDVFNSSFDDENQISPRANLIYQITDTTTLHAGYARYFTPPPLEAVSGSSVNKFDGTSNESPAGPNAPDSPVKAERANYFDAGISQKLLPPLQWGVDGYYKYAHNQLDDGLFGQSLVPSAFNYAVGRIYGVEFTTSYITNGLSMYANVAVSRAQGKNWSSSQFLFDPGDAAYVKTHWIYLDHDQTVSGSFGASYFWKESIGGTRVYVDALYGSGLRTDAPGVPNGATVPAYYSVNLGVEQSFNVGKKQSLKARLDVVNVTDNVYELRDGSGVGVNAAAFGIRRGIFGSIGYAF from the coding sequence ATGAAATCAAACTTCAAGTTATGCTTTATCTTTGTTATGGCAGTTCTTTCCGTCCGCATTCGTACACTGATGGCCCAAACCAACGATCCGACAGTCCCATCCACGCCCGTGAATTCAGCAACTTCCACAAATGTAACCACGCTGCCCGTAGTGACAGTCCATGGCAAACTGGACCAGGCACGCAGTCAGATTTCGCCGGACTTGGGCGCGACAGCCTATACGGTTAGCAAGGAACAAATTGAATCGCAGTCGCAAGGGGACAACGCGCCGTTCAATCAAGTGATCCTGCGGGCGCCGGGCGTGGCCCAGGATTCGGAGGCGAGCGGAGATTTGCACGTGCGCGGCGAGCACGCCAACGTGCAATATCGCATTAACGATGTGCTCTTGCCGGAAGGGATCACAGGATTTGGGTTGGAACTCGATCCGCGCTTCGTGGACGGCTTGCGGCTCATCACCGGTGCGCTGCCGGCGCAATACGGCTTCCGCACGGCGGGTGTCGTGGACATCCAGACCAAGAGCGGCGCCTTTGCGAACGGTGGCGAAGTGGAAATGTATGGCGGCAGTTACGACACGTTGCGTCCGAGTTTTGAATATGGCGGTTCGGAGGGAAAAGTGAACTACTTCATTGACGGCAGTTATGATCACAACGGCATCGGCATCGAGAATCCCACGTCGAGCGCGACGCCGATCCACGACACCACCGATCAAGGCAAGTCGTTCGTATACTTGTCTTACGTCCTGGACGATACGAGCCGGATTAGTCTCATCGGCAGCGCGTCTTACAGCGATTTTGAAATTCCCGACACAGCCGGGCTGTCCGTCGGGACCGCGCCTGGGGGGGATCCGTGGAACTCAACGGGCGGACCCTTGGCTTTTGATTCAGCGAAGTTGAATGAAAATCAGAACGAGCAGAATTATTACGGTGTGGTGACGTATCAGAAATCGGCGGGTGATCTGAATTTCCAGGTCTCCGCTTTTGCCCGCGATAGCAGTGTGCATTTCACTCCGGATATGAATGGCAACCCCAACACGAGCGGCGACCTTTTCTTCAACGGCGTGGCCAGCGACGTGAATCGGAAGCTATATTCCGGTGGGCTGCAGGCCGATGCCAGCTATCTCATTAACGATCAACACACCATTCGCTTCGGCTTCACGCTGCTGGACGAAACCGTCTCCGCGGATTCGACCACGACCGTGTTCCCGATGGACAGCACCGACCCCGCCACGTTCAATCCGAACGGACCGGCGTTTCCCATTGTGGACAATCACACACTCCACGGTAAATTTTATGGTGTGTATTTGCAGGACGAATGGAAGATCGTGCCCAAACTGACGCTCAATTACGGCACGCGCTTCGATGTTTTCAATTCATCGTTTGATGACGAGAATCAGATCAGCCCGCGCGCCAACCTCATCTATCAAATCACGGATACGACGACGTTGCACGCGGGATACGCCCGGTATTTCACACCGCCGCCGCTTGAGGCAGTGTCCGGTAGCAGCGTGAATAAATTCGACGGCACATCGAACGAATCCCCGGCCGGCCCCAATGCGCCGGACAGTCCGGTCAAAGCCGAGCGCGCGAATTATTTCGATGCGGGGATCAGCCAGAAATTATTGCCCCCGTTGCAATGGGGCGTTGACGGCTATTACAAGTACGCCCACAACCAACTCGATGACGGATTGTTTGGACAATCGCTCGTTCCTTCCGCGTTCAACTACGCCGTGGGCCGGATTTATGGCGTGGAATTCACCACGTCGTATATTACCAACGGGCTGTCGATGTACGCCAACGTCGCGGTTTCCAGGGCGCAGGGTAAAAACTGGAGTTCGTCGCAGTTTCTGTTCGATCCCGGCGACGCGGCGTACGTGAAAACCCATTGGATTTATCTGGATCACGACCAGACAGTAAGCGGTTCTTTCGGCGCGTCTTACTTTTGGAAGGAATCCATCGGTGGCACGCGGGTCTATGTGGACGCGCTTTATGGCAGTGGATTGCGGACCGACGCGCCCGGCGTTCCCAACGGTGCGACCGTTCCAGCCTACTACTCGGTGAACCTCGGTGTTGAGCAAAGCTTCAACGTCGGCAAGAAACAATCGTTGAAAGCGCGGCTGGACGTCGTGAACGTGACCGATAATGTTTACGAACTGCGCGACGGCAGTGGCGTTGGCGTCAACGCCGCTGCATTCGGTATACGCCGCGGCATCTTCGGCTCGATCGGGTATGCATTCTAA